Proteins encoded by one window of Nasonia vitripennis strain AsymCx chromosome 5, Nvit_psr_1.1, whole genome shotgun sequence:
- the LOC100122023 gene encoding A-kinase anchor protein 17A isoform X2: protein MEKVRLLIRPDEFASLKVVKSTLEFIRFEGDLGDKSRLQRVLARLDGQRLNLAGFPNVLKVKAAEVKDDFPTRHSWDSYFRDAKHMNELKAGERPDTIHISGLPVKWFSEDGGNTPSEPLIAKIFKRYGTLRRVDVPAADPYRSRMRLGATIQKFSYEDGIFFDAYIQYVEYMDFVRAMDALRGMKLLRKEKEKNHLVASIKVDFDKTKHMSDNSVSHREFERKRLIAQDNLAAEKLRRKEEAEAKKREEQKKKEETEMLGKDSRRRTREEKRKRKALTVFRKQEEDKVSLKIAREEKKLIKAQRQLESIRLLDALFDRIKIKIEKNEIDIKPKAANDKKDEKSGVKDENATKEDTDSSKKKDKAKNKKKNKKEKKKKKKLLDLSGSDTDKKKNEGAKGKDNNDEADADHPYADGFPRLPPQAWYYNTGMPLLVPPVRGFSRGARRSRGRGRWRGNHSGGGGNYQQFSAQEYNEQYYKYFASLVGQDYHDFIESDYEDKPRSRSRSQHRPRSKSRRRVGSDAARSSSRSKKRRRSPSKKRTKSMTRSRSKRRSRSHSRSRSKTRNGSKSRSRRRRRTPPRAKSRVRVTRAKSRSGSPPRRRSRSSTWSLPKSPGRRSCSWSRNADDKTDKSAEQKKSTVPAEEESLTPKEKRKDKVAIADGTLVTVKPG from the exons ATGGAGAAGGTACGCCTGTTGATACGGCCCGACGAGTTTGCTTCCCTGAAAGTCGTCAAGAGTACATTAGAATTCATCAGATTCGAGGGAGACCTCGGGGACAAATCCAGGCTTCAGCGAGTGTTGGCGAGACTAGACGGGCAGCGCCTGAACCTGGCGGGCTTCCCAAACGTCTTAAAG gTCAAAGCTGCAGAGGTGAAGGATGATTTTCCAACAAGGCATTCCTGGGACTCATACTTCAGAGATGCCAAACATATGAATGAACTAAAAGCAGGCGAACGGCCTGACACCATTCACATATCAGGTCTTCCTGTTAAATGGTTCAGTGAAGATGGAGGAAATACCCCAAGTGAGCCATTAATAGCCAAAATCTTCAAAAGATACGGTACCTTGAGAAGAGTAGATGTTCCAGCAGCAGATCCATATAGATCTAGAATGAGGCTTGGAGCTACAATACAGAAATTCAGTTATGAGGATGGAATATTTTTTGATGCGTACATACAATATGTGGAGTATATGGACTTTGTCAGAGCTATGGATGCATTGCGTGGTATGAAGCTTCTTagaaaggaaaaagaaaagaatcaCTTAGTAGCTTCTATAAAG GTTGATTTTGACAAAACAAAACATATGAGTGATAATTCGGTATCCCACCGAGAATTTGAAAGAAAACGTCTCATTGCACAAGACAATTTAGCTGCTGAGAAATTACGCCgcaaagaagaagcagaagctaAGAAAAGAGAAGAACAAAA aaaaaaagaagagacaGAAATGTTAGGAAAGGACTCTAGGCGGCGAACGAGGGAAGAAAAACGAAAGCGCAAAGCGTTAACTGTTTTTCGAAAACAAGAAGAAGATAAAGTATCTTTGAAAATTGctagagaggaaaaaaaacttataaaagcCCAAAGGCAATTAGAGAGTATAAGATTGTTAGATGCACTATTTGATAGGATTAAG aTTAAGATAGAAAAGAATGAAATCGACATCAAGCCAAAAGCTGCCAATGAcaaaaaagatgaaaaatcTGGAGTTAAGGATGAAAATGCGACCAAAGAAGATACAGACAGTTCTAAAAAGAAAGACAAGGCAAAGAAcaagaaaaagaataaaaaggagaagaagaaaaag aaaaaacttttagatttatctGGCTCAGATacagataaaaagaaaaatgaaggtGCTAAGGGAAAAGACAATAATGATGAAG CAGACGCAGATCATCCCTATGCTGACGGCTTTCCACGACTTCCTCCACAAGCTTGGTACTACAACACAGGGATGCCCCTCTTAGTCCCTCCAGTACGCGGCTTCTCTCGAGGTGCTCGCCGTAGTCGCGGTCGAGGCCGCTGGCGTGGAAACCATAGTGGTGGTGGTGGAAATTACCAACAATTTTCCGCACAGGAGTATAACGAACAATACTACAAGTATTTCGCAAGCCTCGTCGGCCAAGATTATCACGATTTCATCGAAAGCGATTACGAGGACAAGCCTAGGTCACGATCGAGAAGTCAGCACAGGCCCAGATCGAAGTCGCGCAGACGCGTAGGAAGTGACGCTGCTAGGTCAAGTTCGAGGTCGAAGAAGAGGAGGCGCTCACCTTCAAAGAAAAG AACAAAGTCAATGACTCGTTCCCGTTCGAAACGTCGCTCGCGCAGCCACTCGCGTTCTCGCTCTAAGACGCGTAACGGCAGCAAGTCCCGATCTCGGAGACGTCGCCGAACGCCTCCTCGAGCGAAATCCCGAGTACGGGTTACCCGAGCGAAGTCTCGAAGCGGATCACCACCGCGACGAAGGTCACGCAGCAGCACCTGGTCTCTGCCCAAATCTCCGGGACGGAGGAGCTGCTCGTGGTCGAGAAACGCCGATGACAAGACTGACAAATCCGCAGAGCAAAAGAAGTCGACGGTGCCTGCAGAAGAGGAATCATTGACTCCAAAGGAGAAGAGGAAAGACAAAGTCGCCATTGCTGACGGGACTCTCGTAACCGTTAAACCAGGATAG
- the LOC100122023 gene encoding A-kinase anchor protein 17A isoform X1, with product MRQTECDLCDLRVVRNLQWRSELLSLGFVSAFCSSSVHLVFTPLEAEELANSTSRRRGPGEEDLSDIVPLYTTRAIYLKPIAKIHVSINLPQLKSPGKTISTWEVMEKVRLLIRPDEFASLKVVKSTLEFIRFEGDLGDKSRLQRVLARLDGQRLNLAGFPNVLKVKAAEVKDDFPTRHSWDSYFRDAKHMNELKAGERPDTIHISGLPVKWFSEDGGNTPSEPLIAKIFKRYGTLRRVDVPAADPYRSRMRLGATIQKFSYEDGIFFDAYIQYVEYMDFVRAMDALRGMKLLRKEKEKNHLVASIKVDFDKTKHMSDNSVSHREFERKRLIAQDNLAAEKLRRKEEAEAKKREEQKKKEETEMLGKDSRRRTREEKRKRKALTVFRKQEEDKVSLKIAREEKKLIKAQRQLESIRLLDALFDRIKIKIEKNEIDIKPKAANDKKDEKSGVKDENATKEDTDSSKKKDKAKNKKKNKKEKKKKKKLLDLSGSDTDKKKNEGAKGKDNNDEADADHPYADGFPRLPPQAWYYNTGMPLLVPPVRGFSRGARRSRGRGRWRGNHSGGGGNYQQFSAQEYNEQYYKYFASLVGQDYHDFIESDYEDKPRSRSRSQHRPRSKSRRRVGSDAARSSSRSKKRRRSPSKKRTKSMTRSRSKRRSRSHSRSRSKTRNGSKSRSRRRRRTPPRAKSRVRVTRAKSRSGSPPRRRSRSSTWSLPKSPGRRSCSWSRNADDKTDKSAEQKKSTVPAEEESLTPKEKRKDKVAIADGTLVTVKPG from the exons ATGCGGCAGACGGAGTGCGACCTGTGCGACTTGCGAGTGGTCCGTAATTTGCAATGGCGGTCGGAGCTTCTTTCACTTGGTTTCGTATCAGCGTTTTGCTCGAGTAGTGTTCACCTTGTTTTCACACCTCTCGAAGCCGAAGAACTCGCGAATTCGACCTCGAGAAGAAGAGGACCTGGAGAAGA GGATCTCAGCGACATTGTACCACTGTACACTACAAGAGCGATTTACTTAAAACCGATTGCTAAAATTCATGTGTCCATTAATCTTCCACAACTGAAGAGTCCAG GAAAAACAATATCAACATGGGAGGTAATGGAGAAGGTACGCCTGTTGATACGGCCCGACGAGTTTGCTTCCCTGAAAGTCGTCAAGAGTACATTAGAATTCATCAGATTCGAGGGAGACCTCGGGGACAAATCCAGGCTTCAGCGAGTGTTGGCGAGACTAGACGGGCAGCGCCTGAACCTGGCGGGCTTCCCAAACGTCTTAAAG gTCAAAGCTGCAGAGGTGAAGGATGATTTTCCAACAAGGCATTCCTGGGACTCATACTTCAGAGATGCCAAACATATGAATGAACTAAAAGCAGGCGAACGGCCTGACACCATTCACATATCAGGTCTTCCTGTTAAATGGTTCAGTGAAGATGGAGGAAATACCCCAAGTGAGCCATTAATAGCCAAAATCTTCAAAAGATACGGTACCTTGAGAAGAGTAGATGTTCCAGCAGCAGATCCATATAGATCTAGAATGAGGCTTGGAGCTACAATACAGAAATTCAGTTATGAGGATGGAATATTTTTTGATGCGTACATACAATATGTGGAGTATATGGACTTTGTCAGAGCTATGGATGCATTGCGTGGTATGAAGCTTCTTagaaaggaaaaagaaaagaatcaCTTAGTAGCTTCTATAAAG GTTGATTTTGACAAAACAAAACATATGAGTGATAATTCGGTATCCCACCGAGAATTTGAAAGAAAACGTCTCATTGCACAAGACAATTTAGCTGCTGAGAAATTACGCCgcaaagaagaagcagaagctaAGAAAAGAGAAGAACAAAA aaaaaaagaagagacaGAAATGTTAGGAAAGGACTCTAGGCGGCGAACGAGGGAAGAAAAACGAAAGCGCAAAGCGTTAACTGTTTTTCGAAAACAAGAAGAAGATAAAGTATCTTTGAAAATTGctagagaggaaaaaaaacttataaaagcCCAAAGGCAATTAGAGAGTATAAGATTGTTAGATGCACTATTTGATAGGATTAAG aTTAAGATAGAAAAGAATGAAATCGACATCAAGCCAAAAGCTGCCAATGAcaaaaaagatgaaaaatcTGGAGTTAAGGATGAAAATGCGACCAAAGAAGATACAGACAGTTCTAAAAAGAAAGACAAGGCAAAGAAcaagaaaaagaataaaaaggagaagaagaaaaag aaaaaacttttagatttatctGGCTCAGATacagataaaaagaaaaatgaaggtGCTAAGGGAAAAGACAATAATGATGAAG CAGACGCAGATCATCCCTATGCTGACGGCTTTCCACGACTTCCTCCACAAGCTTGGTACTACAACACAGGGATGCCCCTCTTAGTCCCTCCAGTACGCGGCTTCTCTCGAGGTGCTCGCCGTAGTCGCGGTCGAGGCCGCTGGCGTGGAAACCATAGTGGTGGTGGTGGAAATTACCAACAATTTTCCGCACAGGAGTATAACGAACAATACTACAAGTATTTCGCAAGCCTCGTCGGCCAAGATTATCACGATTTCATCGAAAGCGATTACGAGGACAAGCCTAGGTCACGATCGAGAAGTCAGCACAGGCCCAGATCGAAGTCGCGCAGACGCGTAGGAAGTGACGCTGCTAGGTCAAGTTCGAGGTCGAAGAAGAGGAGGCGCTCACCTTCAAAGAAAAG AACAAAGTCAATGACTCGTTCCCGTTCGAAACGTCGCTCGCGCAGCCACTCGCGTTCTCGCTCTAAGACGCGTAACGGCAGCAAGTCCCGATCTCGGAGACGTCGCCGAACGCCTCCTCGAGCGAAATCCCGAGTACGGGTTACCCGAGCGAAGTCTCGAAGCGGATCACCACCGCGACGAAGGTCACGCAGCAGCACCTGGTCTCTGCCCAAATCTCCGGGACGGAGGAGCTGCTCGTGGTCGAGAAACGCCGATGACAAGACTGACAAATCCGCAGAGCAAAAGAAGTCGACGGTGCCTGCAGAAGAGGAATCATTGACTCCAAAGGAGAAGAGGAAAGACAAAGTCGCCATTGCTGACGGGACTCTCGTAACCGTTAAACCAGGATAG
- the LOC100122010 gene encoding putative ATP-dependent RNA helicase DHX57, whose product MDHYSAQLMDDIVLEARGSPKPNSSKSNAKSTNSKTANVNVKSTNPPIPPKDKPKSEQPTFRSLKVEMQTLRVSQESEKQLYDTLKHIHGSGFRLANPSEFENKNTNLGKQYWLQRGNLIIKGITNYSAKEAGVKSHEQITRDFATSKLETYNFHASHCAEALAHTEGHMGKALELLFYKYYGIENLPKKDNFDGVDLNDLLQRRQEEKEALESIYGDSFKEKIKNQIWIFNVKLDYLVKTDEDKKIKSKPKPLSKDICRLYLQGKCRFGIKCRFLHQQPEPAEKPKAKIDSMFTLEIRFPDDCKYPYEPPYFYFYKSDGTFPALNSLRIARRLHNEALTFCEDGIPSMYSVISLLENEEEILSYLSENKEFFLDQDDPLFAKSSEIEKDGPTHYKKGSTNKKNRDEIAWDDILRQDIEIKAKFMNKQKNPHYLKMKDVRRKLPAWSKMNEVLETIHENQVTIISGETGCGKSTQVPQFILDDWIINMSEESKEHVEIVCTQPRRISAIGVAERVAAERDERIGNTIGYQIRLESKVSSNTRLTFCTTGILLQRLSGDPQLKSVTHIIVDEVHERSAESDFLLMLLKKLLRQRRDLKVILMSATLKSDIFSTYFGGVPVLDIPGRTFPVTQFFLEDILEMSNYVLEENSKYTRKIKGGWEQLNVELETADAESLATVAPKNTILDENLTLPQIMGRYSDYSRSTHKNLYVMDHEKINFELIERVIEWIVDGDHDYPRSGSILVFLPGIAEIMSLKDLLNDNRMLSPKSGKFLIIPLHSTLSSEEQSLVFKRPKPGVRKIVLSTNIAETSVTIDDCVFVIDTGKMKETRFNSNQNMESLEMCWVSRANALQRKGRAGRVMSGVCIHLYTSYRFNYSFLAQPIPEILRISLEPLLLRIKILHKSQDVDLYQSLGKLLEPPAQDSISTAIKRLQDVGAFDPESMLTPLGHHLAALPVDVRIGKLILFGAIFCCVDSALTIAACLSHKSPFVVPFDKKYEVNAKKKEYATANSDQLTTLKAYRKWLEISAHGYLAGQTFANANFLSVRTLQTLADIKHQLLELLVSIGFVPVNIRKRPMGQDKILEVTGQELNTNNENYNLLQGLLCAALYPNVVKVFTPEKSFQMQSSGAIPRQPKPEELRFQTKEDGMVNIHPSSINFSVGYYTSPYLVFQEKIKTSRIFIREVTMVPMLALVLFSGYGIDIELHNGTFILSLGDGWIMFAVESHRVAQLLQYARVELIKLLEQKMEDPLLNLVNHPHGRKIIRTIVNVVTNG is encoded by the exons ATGGATCATTATAGTGCTCAATTGATGGATGACATTGTTCTGGAGGCCAGGGGAAGTCCTAAGCCGAATTC GTCAAAATCGAACGCAAAGAGTACTAATTCAAAAACTGCCAATGTCAACGTAAAGAGCACGAATCCGCCAATTCCTCCTAAAGACAAGCCAAAGTCTGAGCAGCCTACTTTTCGAAGCTTGAAAGTTGAAATGCAAACTTTGCGAGTTTCTCAAGAATCAGAGAAACAACTCTATGACACATTAAAACATATTCATGGATCT GGTTTCAGACTAGCCAATCCTTCTgaattcgaaaataaaaatacaaatttaggaaAGCAGTATTGGCTACAAAGAGGCAATTTAATTATCAAAGGAATAACAAATTACTCAGCTAAGGAAGCAGGTGTGAAAAGTCATGAACAGATCACAAGGGACTTTGCAACTTCCAAGCTGGAAACTTACAA CTTTCATGCATCTCATTGTGCGGAAGCTTTGGCACACACAGAAGGTCACATGGGCAAGGCTTTGGAACTGTTATTTTATAAGTATTATGGGATTGAAAATTTGCCAAAAAAGGACAATTTTGATGGAGTAGATCTAAATGATTTGTTACAAAGAAgacaagaagaaaaagaagctttGGAATCTATTTATGGTGATAGTtttaaagagaaaataaaaaatcaaatttggATTTTCAATGTGAAGTTGGATTATTTGGTAAAAACTGATgaagacaaaaaaataaagagcaaacCTAAACCACTGTCAAAGGATATATGCAGACTGTACTTACAAGGTAAATGCAGATTTGGAATTAAATGCAGGTTCCTGCACCAGCAGCCTGAGCCAGCAGAAAAACCAAAAGCAAAAATAGATTCTATGTTTACTTTAGAAATTAGATTTCCAGATg actgTAAATATCCTTATGAACCTccatacttttatttttacaaaagtgATGGAACTTTTCCTGCCTTAAACTCTTTAAGAATAGCTAGAAGATTACATAATGAAGCTTTGACGTTTTGTGAAGATGGAATACCATCTATGTACTCTGTCATTTCTTTATTAGAAAACGAAGAAGAAATTCTGTCATATTTGAGTGAAAACAAAGAATTTTTCCTGGATCAGGATGATCCCCTTTTCGCCAAGTCTTCAGAAATAGAAAAGGATGGCCCCACACATTATAAGAAGGGCTCAACtaataagaaaaatagagatGAAATAGCGTGGGACGATATTCTTAGGCAAGACATTGAAATCAAAGCCAAGTTTATGAATAAGCAGAAAAATCCACATTATCTAAAAATGAAAGACGTGAGAAGAAAACTGCCGGCTTGGAGTAAAATGAACGAAGTATTGGAAACTATTCACGAGAATCAAGTAACGATTATTTCAGGAGAGACTGGTTGTGGTAAAAGTACTCAG GTTCCCCAGTTCATTCTTGATGACTGGATAATTAATATGAGTGAAGAGAGTAAAGAGCATGTAGAAATAGTATGTACTCAGCCTAGAAGAATAAGTGCAATTGGAGTAGCTGAAAGAGTAGCTGCTGAAAGAGATGAGAGGATAGGAAACACAATTGGTTATCAAATAAGATTAGAAAGCAAAGTGTCAAGTAATACAAGATTAACATTTTGTACAACAGGAATACTACTTCAAAGATTATCTGGTGATCCTCAACTTAAATCTGTAACACATATCATAGTTGACGAAGTACATGAAAGAAGCGCCGAAAG TGATTTTCTGCTAatgttgttaaaaaaattacttcgACAAAGACGAGATTTGAAAGTGATTCTCATGAGTGCCACGCTAAAGTCTGACATATTTTCAACTTACTTTGGAGGTGTGCCAGTTTTGGATATACCTGGTAGGACTTTCCCAGTGACACAGTTCTTTTTGGAAGATATTCTGGAAAtgtctaattatgttcttgaagaaaattcaaagtatacTCGGAAAATCAAAGGCGGTTGGGAGCAATTGAACGTCGAATTAGAAACGGCTGATGCCGAAAGTTTAGCGACCGTAGCTCCCAAAAACACTATTCTCGATGAAAACTTGACACTACCTCAAATCATGGGACGATATTCGGATTACTCGCGGTCTACACACAAAAATCTTTACGTCATGGATCACGAGAAAATCAATTTCGAATTGATCGAGAGAGTGATTGAGTGGATTGTTGATGGAGATCATGATTATCCAAGAAGTGGCTCTATTTTG GTTTTCTTGCCCGGTATTGCTGAAATAATGTCATTGAAAGATCTTCTAAATGACAATAGAATGCTGTCTCCTAAATCTGGAAAGTTTCTCATAATACCCCTTCACTCAACTTTGTCGAGCGAAGAGCAAAGCCTAGTATTTAAAAGGCCTAAACCTGGTGTTCGAAAAATAGTACTTAGCACAAACATTGCTGAAACATCCGTTACGATAGATGACTGTGTTTTTGTCATTGATACTGGCAAAATGAAGGAAACCAGATTCAATTCAAATCAGAACATGGAGAGTCTGGAAATGTGTTGGGTTTCTAGAGCTAATGCTCTGCAAAGAAAGGGTCGTGCTGGTCGTGTCATGTCTGGTGTTTGCATTCATCTTTATACGTCATATAG GTTCAACTACAGTTTCTTAGCCCAACCAATTCCCGAAATTTTGAGGATTTCCTTAGAACCGTTACTCCTTCGTATTAAAATTCTACATAAAAGTCAAGATGTTGATCTTTATCAATCCTTag GTAAATTGTTAGAGCCACCAGCTCAAGATAGTATTTCAACAGCAATCAAAAGGTTGCAGGATGTTGGTGCATTTGATCCAGAATCTATGTTAACCCCGTTAGGTCACCATTTGGCAGCTCTGCCTGTTGACGTTAGAATCGGCAAATTAATACTGTTCGGTGCAATTTTCTGTTGCGTAGATTCTGCTCTAACTATTGCAGCTTGTCTCTCTCACAAAAGTCCTTTCGTTGTTCCTTTCGATAAAAAATACGAAGTCAAtgcaaaaaagaaagaatatgCTACTGCCAATTCTGATCAATTGACTACTTTAAAAGCATACAGA AAATGGTTGGAGATTAGTGCTCACGGATACCTGGCAGGACAAACATTTGCAAACGCAAACTTTTTATCCGTACGAACTCTTCAGACTCTAGCTGACATAAAACATCAACTGCTGGAATTATTAGTTTCTATTGGATTTGTACCTGTAAACATAAGAAAGCGACCTATGGGTCAGGACAAGATTCTCGAGGTCACGGGTCAAGAATTAAACACTAATAACGAAAACTACAATCTCTTACAGGGATTACTTTGTGCAGCATTGTATCCTAATGTAGTAAAAGTATTTACTCCAGAAAAATCATTTCAAATGCAGTCTTCCGGGGCCATTCCTAGACAGCCAAAGCCGGAAGAACTCCGGTTCCAAAcaaaggaagatggaatggtCAATATACATCCATCTTCAATCAACTTTAGTGTTGGATATTATACTAGTCCATACTTGGTCTTCcaagaaaaaatcaaaaccagCAGAATATTCATTAGAGAAGTGACAATGGTGCCTATGTTGGCACTTGTATTATTCTCTGGTTATGGTATAGATATTGAACTTCACAATGGTACTTTCATTCTTTCATTGGGAGATGGCTGGATTATGTTTGCCGTAGAATCTCATAGA GTTGCACAACTGTTGCAGTACGCACGAGTGGAGTTGATTAAACTATTAGAGCAGAAAATGGAAGATCCTCTTCTAAATCTTGTGAATCATCCTCATggaagaaaaattataagaaCTATTGTTAATGTAGTGACAAATGGTTAA
- the LOC116417617 gene encoding putative ATP-dependent RNA helicase DHX57, translating to MLLTKDNEILSIHPSSVNFNVANFSSSFLAFEEKIEKSKIFIKEVTLVPMLPLVLFSSHGIDIEFNDGQCLLSLDDGWVTFAVKSLKVAQLLQLARAELSDVLEKKMRDPQLNLFDYLRGKKIINTIVNIISIC from the exons ATGCTTTTGACAAAAGATAACGAAATACTTTCCATACATCCATCGTCCGTGAACTTCAATGTTGCAAATTTCTCTAGTTCGTTCTTGGCGTTTGAAGAAAAGAtcgaaaaaagcaaaatttttatcaaagaAGTAACGTTGGTACCTATGTTGCCACTAGTTTTATTTTCTAGTCATGGAATAGATATTGAGTTTAACGATGGCCAATGCTTACTATCATTGGATGATGGCTGGGTTACGTTTGCTGTGAAATCTCTTAAA GTTGCGCAACTGTTGCAGCTTGCAAGAGCCGAGTTGAGCGATGtattagagaaaaaaatgcgagATCCTCAGCTTAATTTGTTTGACTATCTTAGAGgaaaaaagattataaacaCTATTGTCAACATAATATCAATTTGTTAA